A genomic region of Pongo pygmaeus isolate AG05252 chromosome 7, NHGRI_mPonPyg2-v2.0_pri, whole genome shotgun sequence contains the following coding sequences:
- the CHRAC1 gene encoding chromatin accessibility complex protein 1, translated as MADVVVGKDKCGEQRLISLPLSRIRVIMKSSPEVSSINQEALVLTAKATELFVQCLATYSYRHGSGKEKKVLTYSDLANTAQESETFQFLADILPKKILASKYLKMLKEEKREEHEENDNDNESDHYEADS; from the exons ATGGCGGATGTGGTCGTGGGCAAAGATAAGTGCGGGGAGCAGCGGCTCATCTCGCTGCCTCTATCCCGCATCCGGGTCATTATGAAGAGCTCCCCCGAGGTGTCCAGCATCAACCAGGAGGCGTTGGTGCTCACTGCCAAGGCCACG gaGCTCTTTGTTCAATGCCTAGCCACCTATTCCTACAGACAcggcagtggaaaggaaaagaaagtactGACTTACAGTGATTTAGCAAATACTGCACAGGAATCAGAAACTTTTCAGTTTCTTGCAG ATATATTACCAAAGAAGATTTTAGCTAGTAAGTACCTGAAAATGcttaaagaggaaaagagggaagaacaTGAGGAGAATGACAATGATAATGAAAGTGACCATTATGAAGCGGACTCCTAA